One part of the Halopenitus persicus genome encodes these proteins:
- a CDS encoding flippase-like domain-containing protein gives MTDPDGVARVSVVLPAYDEEDTIEHTVERTIAALEGFLSPNAFEVIVAEDGCTDRTPEIADRIAAADDRVRHVHSDERLGRGGALERAFRAADGDVLVYFDTDLATDLDHLEELVESIRSGDYDVATGSRWMPGREADRPPKRGVPSRAFNLLVRGLLRSDVRDHQCGFKAISRDAFGTLVDDVEDDHWFWDTELLVRAQRAGLAVREFPVAWEPKGDTKVDLVRDVFGMGSQLLRLWWQLSVRPRITPRVSFGAGLLLVAVAVALMSTYIDFGAVIAEMRRADTTLVAIATVVYALSWPLRGYRYRDILRELGFTERTGFLTGAVFVSQTGNLVLPARGGDAIRAYIVKVRRGIPYPSGFASLAAERVFDLLTLVGLSGAVLVGYAASGRLGEIVAALTDGEAAGDAGWTAALVAMGVGLVAVGAVIGIVLSARSDSNHVRSAIARVSTDSYGEAVADVLERFVGDVQRVGGDPIAFSRVGATSVVIWALDVLVAAIVLAAFRVDLDPVTLIAVCFFAVSVGNLAKVIPISPGGIGLYEGAFTAIMVGLTPIGVSTALGAAVLDHALKNVVTLAGGVGSMLALNVSLTTAVEETADVNEAEALQE, from the coding sequence ATGACGGATCCCGACGGTGTGGCCCGCGTCAGCGTGGTTCTCCCCGCGTACGACGAGGAGGACACCATCGAACACACCGTCGAGCGGACGATCGCGGCCCTCGAGGGGTTTCTGTCTCCGAACGCCTTCGAGGTGATCGTCGCCGAGGACGGCTGTACGGACCGAACGCCGGAGATTGCCGACCGGATCGCGGCGGCTGACGACCGAGTTCGACACGTCCACAGCGACGAGCGGCTCGGTCGCGGCGGGGCGCTCGAACGGGCCTTCAGGGCGGCCGACGGCGACGTCCTCGTCTACTTCGACACCGATCTGGCAACGGATCTCGACCACCTCGAGGAGCTGGTGGAATCGATCCGGTCCGGCGACTACGACGTCGCGACCGGATCACGGTGGATGCCGGGCCGTGAGGCCGACCGGCCGCCCAAACGTGGCGTCCCCTCCCGTGCGTTCAACCTGCTCGTTCGGGGGCTTCTCCGGTCCGACGTTCGGGACCACCAGTGCGGATTCAAGGCGATCTCGCGGGACGCGTTCGGAACCCTGGTCGACGACGTCGAGGACGACCACTGGTTCTGGGACACCGAGCTGTTGGTCCGGGCACAGCGTGCGGGCCTCGCGGTCAGGGAGTTCCCCGTCGCCTGGGAGCCGAAGGGCGACACGAAGGTCGATCTGGTTCGTGACGTCTTCGGGATGGGGTCGCAGCTGCTGCGGCTCTGGTGGCAGCTGTCGGTTCGGCCGCGGATCACTCCACGCGTGAGCTTCGGCGCCGGGCTCCTGCTCGTGGCGGTCGCGGTCGCGTTGATGTCGACCTACATCGACTTCGGCGCCGTGATCGCGGAGATGCGTCGTGCGGACACGACGCTCGTCGCGATCGCGACCGTCGTGTACGCCCTCTCGTGGCCGCTCCGTGGTTACCGGTATCGGGACATCCTTCGGGAGCTCGGATTCACCGAACGGACCGGATTCCTGACCGGCGCGGTCTTCGTCTCGCAGACGGGGAACCTCGTGTTGCCGGCCCGGGGCGGCGACGCGATCCGCGCGTACATCGTGAAGGTCCGACGCGGGATCCCGTACCCATCGGGATTCGCCTCGCTGGCGGCAGAGCGCGTCTTCGACCTGCTGACTCTCGTCGGGCTCTCCGGTGCCGTGCTCGTCGGATACGCCGCGTCCGGCCGACTCGGCGAGATCGTGGCTGCGCTCACCGACGGCGAGGCAGCGGGTGACGCCGGATGGACCGCGGCCCTCGTCGCGATGGGCGTCGGCCTCGTCGCCGTCGGCGCCGTGATCGGGATCGTGTTGTCGGCCCGGTCGGACTCGAATCACGTCCGCTCCGCGATCGCGCGGGTGAGCACCGACTCCTACGGCGAGGCGGTGGCGGACGTCCTCGAACGGTTCGTCGGCGACGTCCAACGCGTGGGCGGCGACCCGATCGCCTTCTCCCGAGTCGGTGCCACCAGCGTGGTCATCTGGGCGCTCGACGTGCTCGTCGCGGCGATCGTCCTCGCGGCCTTCAGGGTCGATCTGGACCCGGTCACGCTGATCGCGGTCTGTTTCTTCGCGGTCAGCGTCGGCAACCTCGCGAAGGTGATCCCGATCTCCCCCGGCGGGATCGGCCTCTATGAGGGCGCCTTCACCGCGATCATGGTCGGGCTGACCCCGATCGGCGTCTCGACGGCCCTCGGTGCGGCGGTCCTCGATCACGCGCTAAAGAACGTCGTCACTCTCGCGGGCGGCGTCGGGTCGATGCTGGCGCTCAACGTCTCGCTCACGACGGCCGTCGAGGAGACGGCGGACGTGAACGAGGCCGAGGCGCTCCAGGAGTGA
- a CDS encoding DUF84 family protein, whose protein sequence is MRIGVGSGNPVKRAAVASVLEGSVEVVPVDSGVSEQPRGRSETVRGADTRAAAALEAGYDLGVGLEGGVATVDGRDGLFLIMWATLDDGATVGRGAGPSVRLPADVARRVRNGEELGPVMADVTGDAGLAERDGAIAAFTNGRLDRTEALATAVAGACGPFETDLYDPSR, encoded by the coding sequence ATGCGTATCGGCGTCGGCAGCGGAAACCCGGTGAAGCGTGCAGCGGTGGCGTCGGTCCTCGAGGGATCCGTCGAGGTCGTCCCGGTCGACAGCGGCGTTTCCGAACAGCCGCGAGGACGCAGCGAGACCGTTCGCGGGGCCGACACACGGGCTGCAGCGGCCCTCGAGGCCGGCTACGATCTCGGCGTGGGTCTCGAGGGGGGCGTCGCCACCGTCGACGGACGCGACGGACTCTTCCTGATCATGTGGGCCACGCTCGACGACGGAGCCACGGTCGGCCGTGGCGCCGGCCCGAGCGTTCGCCTCCCCGCCGACGTCGCGCGTCGGGTTCGCAACGGCGAGGAACTCGGACCGGTGATGGCCGACGTCACCGGTGACGCCGGTCTCGCCGAACGCGACGGCGCGATCGCGGCGTTCACGAACGGCCGTCTCGACCGGACCGAGGCGCTCGCGACCGCGGTCGCCGGCGCGTGCGGTCCCTTCGAGACGGACCTCTACGACCCTTCGCGGTGA
- a CDS encoding cobalamin-binding protein — protein MDRPRLVSLAPSATALLRALGAADRLVGVTHHCDPGDVDPAPERVGGWMTPDLDLVDALDPDLVFTSDGLQADVVTALEDRGHRVRHHEPGTLPEVIESAATIGEAIDRPTAATRLANDLRNRIEAVETSVETFLAAESVDRPVVYCEEWSDPPMAAGNWVPDVVEAAGGRYPFVDAGKRSHEIDRETVERHDPDHVVLHPCGYGDRADPSVIHERDWAIDASVHAIDDDLLNQPGPSLVEGVERLARILHPGAFVDSSSEER, from the coding sequence ATGGACCGGCCACGTCTCGTCTCGCTCGCTCCCAGCGCGACCGCACTGCTCCGCGCACTCGGAGCCGCCGACCGACTCGTCGGGGTGACCCACCACTGCGACCCCGGCGACGTCGATCCGGCCCCGGAACGCGTCGGCGGGTGGATGACCCCCGACCTCGACCTGGTGGACGCGCTCGATCCCGACCTCGTGTTCACGAGCGACGGTCTCCAGGCGGACGTCGTGACGGCACTCGAGGACCGCGGCCACCGCGTCCGCCATCACGAGCCCGGCACGCTTCCGGAGGTGATCGAGTCCGCGGCGACGATCGGCGAGGCGATCGACCGACCGACCGCGGCAACTCGGCTCGCGAACGACCTTCGCAACCGGATCGAAGCCGTCGAAACGAGCGTCGAGACGTTTCTCGCCGCCGAGTCGGTCGATCGACCGGTCGTCTACTGCGAGGAGTGGTCCGATCCGCCGATGGCAGCCGGCAACTGGGTTCCCGACGTGGTCGAGGCCGCCGGCGGCCGATATCCGTTCGTCGACGCCGGCAAGCGATCACACGAGATCGACCGCGAGACGGTCGAACGACACGACCCCGACCACGTGGTTCTCCATCCGTGTGGCTACGGCGATCGCGCCGACCCGAGCGTCATCCACGAGCGCGACTGGGCCATCGACGCGTCGGTACACGCCATCGACGACGACCTCCTGAACCAGCCCGGACCGAGCCTGGTCGAGGGCGTCGAGCGACTGGCACGGATCCTTCATCCCGGCGCCTTCGTGGATTCATCATCCGAAGAACGCTGA
- a CDS encoding transcription initiation factor IIB, which produces MSERTHLRERNSQRETETDEGLTCPECDGHVVTDEEHGETVCSDCGLVVEADSVDRGPEWRAFDSREKDEKSRVGAPTTNTMHDKGLSTNIDWRDQDAYGRSLSGRQRQKMQRLRKWNERFRTRDSKERNLKQALGEIDRMASALGLPDNVRETASVIYRRALDEDLLPGRSIEGVSTSCVYAAARMAGVPRSLDEISDVSRVEKSEIARTYRYVVRELKLEVKPADPEQYVPRFASALELSDEAEMRAKQLLKNAKEKGVHSGKSPVGLAAAAVYAAALLTNEKTTQAAVSEVADISEVTIRNRYHELLEAEEGLIA; this is translated from the coding sequence ATGAGTGAACGCACACATCTGCGGGAGAGAAACTCCCAGCGCGAGACGGAGACCGACGAGGGGCTCACATGCCCGGAGTGTGACGGCCACGTCGTCACCGACGAGGAGCACGGCGAGACGGTTTGTTCCGACTGCGGACTCGTCGTCGAGGCGGACTCGGTCGACCGCGGGCCGGAGTGGCGCGCGTTCGACTCCCGCGAGAAGGACGAGAAGTCCCGCGTTGGTGCCCCGACGACGAACACGATGCACGACAAGGGGCTCTCGACGAACATCGACTGGCGCGACCAGGACGCCTACGGCCGGTCGCTGTCCGGCCGCCAGCGACAGAAGATGCAGCGGCTCCGAAAGTGGAACGAGCGATTCCGCACCCGCGACTCCAAGGAGCGGAACCTCAAGCAGGCGCTCGGCGAGATCGACCGGATGGCCTCCGCGCTCGGCCTGCCGGACAACGTCCGCGAGACCGCCTCCGTCATCTACCGACGCGCGCTCGACGAGGACCTCCTCCCCGGCCGCTCCATCGAGGGCGTTTCGACGTCGTGCGTCTACGCCGCCGCCCGAATGGCCGGCGTCCCGCGGAGCCTCGACGAGATCTCGGACGTCTCCCGCGTCGAGAAGTCCGAGATCGCCCGCACATATCGCTACGTCGTCCGGGAGCTCAAGCTCGAGGTCAAGCCCGCCGACCCCGAACAGTACGTTCCCCGGTTCGCCTCCGCGCTCGAGCTCTCCGATGAGGCCGAGATGCGCGCCAAACAGCTGCTGAAGAACGCCAAGGAGAAGGGCGTCCACTCCGGGAAGTCCCCGGTCGGGCTCGCCGCGGCCGCCGTCTACGCCGCCGCGCTGCTCACCAACGAGAAGACGACCCAGGCGGCGGTCTCGGAGGTCGCCGACATCTCCGAGGTCACGATCCGGAACCGCTACCACGAGCTGCTCGAGGCCGAGGAAGGCCTGATCGCCTGA
- a CDS encoding DUF192 domain-containing protein, giving the protein MRLVHHSASADGDCIATTVDVADSFLSRARGLMFRRSIPDDYALAFPFGEPKSRTLHMLFVPFAIDAVWLHDGEVTAVKRLRPFVGIGRGRGDVVVELPAGAAADVEPGDRLDFLATDGTTVVPG; this is encoded by the coding sequence GTGCGACTCGTTCATCACTCCGCGTCCGCCGACGGCGACTGCATCGCCACCACGGTTGACGTCGCCGACTCGTTTCTCTCGCGGGCTCGTGGGCTGATGTTCCGCCGGTCGATCCCCGACGACTATGCGCTCGCGTTCCCGTTCGGCGAACCGAAGTCACGGACGCTGCACATGCTGTTCGTCCCCTTTGCGATCGACGCGGTCTGGCTCCACGACGGGGAGGTGACCGCCGTGAAACGGCTGCGTCCGTTCGTCGGTATCGGTCGCGGTCGTGGCGACGTCGTGGTCGAGCTCCCCGCGGGCGCGGCCGCGGACGTCGAACCCGGCGACCGGCTCGACTTCCTCGCCACGGACGGCACGACCGTCGTTCCCGGCTGA
- a CDS encoding (R)-citramalate synthase: MKFSGNTDYPARPSHDGPATDAVLTPLSDRDSVRLLDTTLRDGEQMPGVSLTPERKLEIARELDATGVHVIEAGSACTSEGERDGIRRVAGEGLDATVTSFARGVRSDIDHALDCDVDGVNLVVPSSDRHVETKVGSTREEVLANVEDLIAYAKDHGLWVELLGEDGSRADLSYLRRMAETGHDAGADRFCYCDTVGAASPEHTLEVVAELAELGPTGVHTHDDLGFGMANVHAGLRAGADFVHATVNGVGERAGNVALEEVAIALDRCYDVETVELERLYRLARLVSEATGVSLPPNKAVCGANSFAHESGIHTDGTLKDGAMYEPYPPEVVGRERRLVLGKHAGRAGVAAALSEHDVDVDEDELSAIVEHVKDLGDRGKRVTDADLLAIADDVQERDRDRQVELLDLTASSGSGLPTASVRLRVAGEERVASGHGSGPVDAAVTAVRAALADENVEFELDSYHVDAITGGTDAVVTVVVELSRGDRTVTVEAAEADITRASVIAMVDALDRLCGDVLETDGETPLADD, encoded by the coding sequence GTGAAATTCTCCGGTAACACCGACTACCCGGCTCGTCCTTCTCACGACGGGCCAGCAACCGACGCCGTTCTCACACCGCTTTCCGATCGCGATTCCGTTCGACTGCTCGACACGACCCTCCGGGACGGCGAGCAGATGCCGGGCGTCTCGTTGACCCCCGAGCGGAAGCTCGAGATCGCGCGCGAACTCGACGCGACGGGCGTCCACGTGATCGAGGCGGGATCGGCGTGCACTTCGGAGGGTGAGCGCGACGGCATCCGACGAGTTGCCGGCGAGGGACTCGACGCCACGGTGACGAGCTTCGCCCGCGGCGTGCGCTCGGACATCGACCACGCCCTCGACTGTGACGTCGACGGGGTCAACCTCGTGGTTCCGTCCTCCGACCGACACGTCGAAACCAAGGTCGGATCGACCCGCGAGGAGGTTCTCGCCAACGTCGAGGACCTCATCGCGTACGCGAAGGACCACGGGCTCTGGGTCGAGCTGCTCGGCGAGGACGGCTCCCGCGCCGACCTGTCGTATCTCCGCCGGATGGCCGAGACGGGCCACGACGCCGGCGCCGACCGGTTCTGTTACTGTGACACCGTCGGCGCGGCCAGCCCCGAGCACACCCTCGAGGTCGTCGCCGAGCTCGCCGAGCTCGGTCCGACGGGCGTTCACACCCACGACGATCTCGGATTCGGGATGGCGAACGTCCACGCGGGCCTGCGCGCGGGCGCCGACTTCGTCCACGCCACCGTCAACGGCGTCGGCGAACGCGCCGGCAACGTCGCCCTCGAGGAGGTCGCGATCGCGCTCGACCGCTGTTACGACGTCGAGACGGTCGAGTTGGAGCGGCTCTACCGGCTTGCCCGGCTCGTTTCGGAGGCGACCGGCGTCTCGCTCCCGCCGAACAAGGCCGTCTGCGGGGCGAACTCCTTCGCCCACGAATCGGGCATCCACACCGACGGGACGTTGAAGGACGGCGCGATGTACGAGCCGTATCCGCCCGAGGTCGTCGGGCGCGAACGCCGGCTCGTGCTCGGAAAACACGCCGGCCGCGCCGGCGTCGCGGCGGCGCTATCGGAACACGACGTCGACGTCGACGAGGACGAGCTCTCGGCGATCGTCGAGCACGTGAAGGACCTCGGGGACCGCGGCAAGCGCGTCACCGACGCCGACCTGCTGGCGATCGCCGACGACGTCCAGGAGCGCGACCGGGACCGACAGGTCGAGCTGCTGGACCTCACCGCCTCCTCGGGCTCCGGGCTGCCGACCGCCTCCGTCCGGCTCCGGGTCGCCGGCGAGGAGCGGGTGGCCTCGGGTCACGGCTCCGGCCCGGTCGACGCGGCCGTCACCGCGGTCCGCGCGGCGCTGGCCGACGAGAACGTCGAGTTCGAGCTCGACTCCTACCACGTCGACGCGATCACCGGCGGCACCGACGCGGTCGTCACCGTCGTCGTCGAGCTCTCCCGCGGCGACCGGACGGTCACCGTCGAGGCCGCGGAGGCCGACATCACCCGCGCGAGCGTGATCGCGATGGTCGACGCGCTCGACCGGCTCTGCGGCGACGTCCTCGAGACGGACGGCGAGACGCCCCTGGCCGACGACTGA
- a CDS encoding nucleotide-binding protein — protein MVEAFAVASGKGGTGKTTSTLALGMALAETHDVTVVDADTGMANLLFHAGLSEADVTLHDLLVTGTARDVSAATYERFGMSVVPCGTSLAGFERADPDRLREVVAELAAGTDVLLLDSPAALGSKSAVLPVVLADRVIIVVEPTIPALSDGLKVQEYARSYGTETAGVLFNKVREDVDRIVEQADRHFGGPTLARVPAADAVRRARQAGEPLLAHAPDCPAAAAFRRAADAITVRNGDGDAVADRFRSAVVPETI, from the coding sequence ATGGTCGAGGCGTTCGCGGTCGCCAGCGGCAAGGGTGGGACCGGCAAGACGACGAGCACGCTCGCGCTCGGGATGGCGCTCGCCGAGACGCACGACGTGACGGTCGTCGACGCGGACACGGGGATGGCGAACCTGCTGTTTCACGCCGGGCTTTCCGAGGCCGACGTCACCCTCCACGACCTGCTCGTCACGGGCACGGCACGGGACGTCTCGGCGGCCACCTACGAACGGTTCGGGATGTCGGTGGTCCCCTGCGGCACGTCGCTTGCGGGATTCGAGCGGGCGGATCCCGACCGGCTTCGCGAGGTCGTCGCCGAGCTGGCGGCCGGGACCGACGTCCTGCTGTTGGACTCGCCGGCAGCCCTCGGTTCGAAGTCCGCCGTCCTGCCCGTCGTGTTGGCCGATCGGGTCATCATCGTCGTGGAACCGACGATTCCGGCGCTGTCGGACGGGCTGAAAGTCCAGGAGTACGCCCGGTCGTACGGCACCGAGACTGCGGGCGTCCTGTTCAACAAGGTCCGCGAGGACGTCGACCGGATCGTCGAGCAGGCCGACCGACACTTCGGCGGGCCGACGCTCGCGCGGGTCCCCGCCGCGGACGCCGTCCGGCGCGCCAGACAGGCGGGCGAGCCGCTGTTGGCACACGCGCCCGATTGCCCCGCCGCGGCGGCGTTCCGCCGCGCCGCCGACGCGATCACGGTCCGGAACGGGGACGGCGATGCCGTCGCGGACCGGTTCCGCAGCGCGGTCGTTCCGGAGACGATATGA
- a CDS encoding cyclodeaminase/cyclohydrolase family protein translates to MTIADQSIDAFLGDVASTRVTPSGGAVAAVGGAMGAALCEMVCIHTIGHGDDRTTTDAATGAAETAATHGRADVEATDPDFAALRNDFGDRRGRLLDLADADVAAVDAVGEAFAADVGADRRHEAAKRATEVPIETAATARDVLADAVAVVEYGNRNAVPDGVTGAYLAHAAVRASAATVRANLDALADEPTATFAERADAIEADADRALAAVRSATAAPDRD, encoded by the coding sequence ATGACGATCGCCGACCAATCCATCGACGCGTTCCTCGGGGACGTCGCCTCGACCCGCGTGACGCCGAGCGGCGGCGCGGTCGCGGCGGTCGGGGGCGCGATGGGGGCCGCACTGTGCGAGATGGTCTGTATTCACACGATCGGACACGGGGACGACCGCACTACAACTGACGCCGCAACGGGCGCCGCGGAGACGGCCGCGACCCACGGACGGGCCGACGTCGAGGCGACTGATCCGGACTTCGCCGCGCTTCGAAACGACTTCGGGGACCGCCGCGGTCGGCTGCTCGATCTCGCCGACGCCGACGTCGCCGCGGTCGACGCCGTAGGGGAGGCGTTCGCCGCCGACGTCGGGGCGGACCGCCGACACGAGGCCGCGAAGCGGGCCACCGAGGTCCCGATCGAGACGGCGGCGACGGCCCGCGACGTGCTGGCGGACGCGGTCGCAGTGGTCGAGTACGGAAACCGGAACGCCGTTCCGGACGGCGTGACCGGCGCCTACCTGGCACACGCCGCGGTTCGGGCGTCGGCCGCGACCGTTCGTGCCAACCTCGACGCGCTCGCGGACGAGCCCACAGCGACGTTCGCGGAACGCGCGGACGCGATCGAGGCGGACGCGGATCGAGCACTCGCGGCCGTGCGTTCGGCGACCGCTGCCCCGGATCGGGACTGA
- a CDS encoding SWIM zinc finger family protein, with protein sequence MDLTDEEIRDLCPDAVFERGRTYLEEGRIERISRFDDELTAVVAGSRRYDVRVDPSSPESARCSCPYDGPGTCKHVVAVLLRWMANPPTDERDRIDAVLERADPDALRAFLREELASDVGLRDRFLARFDGSTTRSVAEFRAEIDRLFEETNPDYAVVFDPIDFDEYLELAASHREQGRYDSAAAVHRALIESLDDHMELVDGSYDHFTRAFTTALDGYVDCVAASDGEPAADEDATADGDIEDAAAFLEDRAASGTPFLANRFERAAAELRDRAE encoded by the coding sequence ATGGACCTGACCGACGAGGAGATTCGGGACCTGTGTCCGGACGCCGTCTTCGAACGGGGTCGGACGTACCTCGAGGAGGGACGAATCGAACGGATCAGCCGATTCGACGACGAGCTGACGGCCGTGGTCGCCGGGAGTCGACGATACGACGTCCGCGTCGACCCTTCGAGTCCGGAGTCCGCGCGGTGTAGCTGTCCGTACGACGGACCCGGAACGTGCAAGCACGTCGTCGCCGTGCTGTTGCGATGGATGGCGAACCCGCCGACCGACGAGCGCGACCGGATCGATGCCGTGCTCGAGCGTGCCGACCCCGATGCCCTCCGGGCGTTCCTTCGTGAGGAGCTGGCGTCCGACGTCGGGCTCCGGGATCGGTTCCTCGCTCGGTTCGACGGATCGACCACGCGATCGGTCGCGGAGTTCCGTGCCGAGATCGATCGCCTGTTCGAGGAGACGAACCCCGATTACGCGGTCGTCTTCGACCCGATCGACTTCGACGAGTACCTCGAGCTCGCGGCGAGCCATCGGGAACAGGGGCGGTACGACTCGGCGGCGGCCGTCCACCGGGCGCTCATCGAATCGCTCGACGACCACATGGAACTGGTGGACGGCTCGTACGACCATTTCACGAGGGCGTTCACGACGGCGCTCGACGGCTACGTCGACTGCGTCGCGGCGAGTGACGGGGAGCCGGCGGCTGACGAGGATGCGACGGCTGACGGCGACATCGAGGACGCCGCCGCGTTCCTCGAGGACCGAGCGGCGTCCGGCACGCCGTTCCTCGCCAACCGTTTCGAACGGGCGGCCGCGGAGCTGCGTGACCGGGCCGAATGA
- a CDS encoding cold-shock protein, giving the protein MANGKVDFFNDTGGYGFISTDDGDLDDDEDVFFHMEDVGGPDLEEGTEVEFDIESSPKGPRAANVVRQ; this is encoded by the coding sequence ATGGCAAACGGTAAGGTTGATTTCTTCAACGACACTGGCGGCTACGGTTTCATTTCGACTGACGACGGCGACCTCGACGACGACGAAGACGTGTTCTTCCACATGGAGGACGTCGGCGGCCCGGACCTCGAGGAAGGTACTGAGGTCGAGTTCGACATCGAGTCCTCGCCCAAGGGGCCTCGCGCGGCGAACGTCGTCCGGCAGTAA
- a CDS encoding 2Fe-2S iron-sulfur cluster-binding protein — MVDPLAIGVAAAIVLVVVFFSSLDGTGWSPAEDISEEVLERRAATVPETDFPEPMNRSIGGGGAVAIGGGGDGETGELAEGGAEESAGPGDIPEDEVEYYEVEFVKEGETVELANNEPILDQGEDQGWDMPYACRQGQCVSCAAHITDGPSEDFVVHDNQEMLGEAEIEDGYTLTCVAYPRDSFSIETGEAP, encoded by the coding sequence ATGGTTGATCCACTGGCGATCGGAGTCGCGGCGGCGATCGTGCTCGTCGTCGTGTTCTTCTCCTCCCTCGACGGGACCGGCTGGAGTCCGGCGGAGGACATCTCCGAGGAGGTGCTCGAACGCCGCGCGGCCACCGTGCCCGAGACCGACTTCCCCGAGCCGATGAACCGCTCGATCGGCGGCGGGGGCGCGGTCGCGATCGGCGGCGGCGGTGACGGCGAGACCGGCGAGCTCGCGGAGGGCGGCGCCGAGGAGTCCGCCGGCCCCGGCGACATCCCGGAGGACGAGGTCGAGTACTACGAGGTCGAGTTCGTCAAGGAGGGCGAGACGGTCGAGCTGGCCAACAACGAGCCCATCCTGGACCAGGGCGAGGACCAGGGCTGGGACATGCCCTACGCCTGCCGGCAGGGCCAGTGCGTCTCCTGTGCGGCCCACATCACCGACGGCCCCTCCGAGGACTTCGTCGTCCACGACAACCAGGAGATGCTCGGCGAGGCCGAGATCGAGGACGGCTACACGCTCACCTGCGTCGCCTACCCGCGCGACTCCTTCAGCATCGAGACGGGCGAGGCGCCGTAG